The window CGTGCATTAGGTATCAGTGAATATGTGACGTTAGAGTTAAACTCAATCGGTTCTTTAGAAGCTCGTGCAAATTACCGTGAAGCATTAGTGGCTTTCCTTGAGCAGCATAAAGAAAAGCTCGATGAAGATTGTCAACGCCGTATGTACACCAATCCATTGCGCGTACTTGACTCAAAAAATCAAGAAGTACAGGCATTATTAAATGATGCACCTGAGCTGTTTGATTATTTAGATGATGAATCTCGTGAGCACTTTGATGGCCTGTGCAAATTGTTAGATGCGGCTGGTATTCAATACCGAGTGAATCAACGTTTAGTGCGTGGTCTGGATTACTATAACCGTACTGTGTTTGAATGGGTGACAACCGCTCTTGGCTCACAAGGTACGGTGTGTGCAGGTGGCCGCTATGATGGCCTAGTTGGTCAACTCGGTGGTAAGCCAACACCAGCAGTTGGTTTTGCGATGGGCATGGAGCGTATGGTGCTCTTGGTTAAAGATTTGAACCCTAACTTCACTGCTGATGATTCTGTCACTGACGTGTATTTAGCTTCATTTGGCGATAATAGCCAACAAGCAGCATTGTTATTAGCTGAACAAGTACGTGATGCGTTGCCAAACATACGTGTGATGACCAATCACGGTGGCGGCAACTTTAAGAAACAATTAGCACGTGCAGATAAGCAGGGTGCAAGAATTGCGCTGATTTTAGGTGAAGATGAAATTGCTAATCAGCAAGTTAGTGTGAAACACTTACTGACTGGTGAGCAAGAAACTGTATCGCAGCAGCAATTAGCACAGCGTTTAGCTGAACTGTTAGGTTAAGGAGAAACTAATGGAAGTTTACACAACTGAAAACGAACAAGTTGATGCTATCAAACGCTTTTTTGCTAATAATGGCGTGGCGTTAATCATTGGACTTGTTGTCGGTATTGGGGCTGTTCTAGGATGGAATTATTGGCAGTCTCACAAGAGCAATGTGTTACAAGAAAGCGCTCAAAAATTTGAAAATGTCAGTACACAACTGCATTCAGGTTCAGCTCAAGGTATTGAAGCTGCACAAAAATTCGCTGCTGAAACAAATGATGTATACAGTGCGATGATTGGGTTAGAACTTGCTCAAGTTGCTGTTGATAAAGGTGATTTAGCGTTAGCAGAAAAATCATTATCAGATGCTTTAACCAAAGCAAAAACCGATGATATGCTGGACCTCATCAACTTTCGTTTAGCGCGAGTACAGCTAGCACAAGGTAAAGCTGATGCCGCGATAGCGTCAGTGGGTAATATTAAAGCTAAATCATGGCAAGCAGCAGCACAAGATATTCGTGGAGACGCTTTACTCCATAAGGGCGACAATGCAGGCGCAAAAGCTGCATATACTCAAGGGCTGGAAAGTGATGGCTCACAAGCAATTAGAAGCCTTCTTACCCTTAAACTGAACAACGTATCTGTACTCTAAGTAATTTGCGTCGCATCTAGGCAACAAGTGCAAGCATCCGAGCAAGAAATTTGTTCGGATGACTGAATGCCGATAATGATGTGACTTGGAATATGGTGAGTATAATTTATAAGAAGAAAGGAAACGATTATTATGCAGTTGCGGAAAACACTTTTGATTGGCCTAGTCGCTTCAGCTTTACTTGCAGGTTGTTCCAGCGAAACTGATTCTATCGTTATGGCGCCACTTCCTCAGGTTGAAAACCAATTTACACCTTCGATAGTTTGGGATAAATCAGTCGGAAATGGTGTTGAACAGTTTTATTCTGATCTGTCACCTGTTTGGGATGGCAGTGCAATTTATGCCGCTGATCGCAAAGGGCTAGTTAAGGCGTTTGAGCTTGATAGCGGTAAAGAAATCTGGTCAGTCGACCTTTCTAAGCGTACAGGTTTTCTTTCTGCTAACTTATCCGCACTGTTATCGGGTGGGTTAACGGTTTCTGGTGACCATATTTATATTGGAACCGAGCGTGGAACCGTCATCGCATTAAATAAAGAAGATGGTTCAGTCGTTTGGGATGTGGAAGTTGCGGGGGAAGCGCTTTCTCGTCCAGTCGCAAGTAATGGCCTCGTCATGGTTCATACTAGTAACGGTATGCTCCAAGCACTTGATGAAAATAATGGTGAAATCAAGTGGACAGTGAATATGGATACACCATCCTTGTCACTAAGAGGGGAATCAGCTCCGAGCGTCGCTTACGGTGCGGCCATTGTGGGTGGAGATAATGGCCGGGTTAGTGCGGTATTATTGTCTCAAGGCCAACTCATTTGGCAGCAACGTATTTCCCAGGTGACAAGTTCAACAGAGATTGGTCGTTTAGACGATGTGGATATGACGCCAATTATTGATGATGGTACTATTTATGCGATTGCGTATAACGGTACATTAGCAGCACTTGATATGCGTTCTGGGCAAATAAAATGGAAACGCGATTTAGGCTCCGTCAATAACATGGTCTTATCTGGTGAGAATTTATACCTTGTCGATCAAAATGACCGTGTATTATCAGTACGTAAGAGTGATGGTGTGACCTTATGGACCCAAGAGGGTTTGCTTAATCGTGGCTTAAGTGCCCCAGAAATGTACAATGGGTATATTGTTGTGGGTGATAAAGAAGGTTACTTGCATTGGTTAGATATGAGCACTGGCGGTTTTGTGGCGCAAAATAAAATCAATAGCTCAGGTATTCATAGTCGCCCAGTTGTTGCTGGTGATAAGCTCATGGTTCAGGCAAGAAACGGGACAGTTTATCTGTTAACGCGTTAATTTTCTGACAAGCAGCAAATTTCTCGATAAAATCAACAGCTCCTAATATTGGGAGCTGTTTCGTTTTTTGTTTTCTAGGTCAGTTTCACTGAAAACACCGAATTCTTTTAGTTAATTAAAGTAGTGAGGCATCAAATAATGATACCCGTCGTAGCGCTGGTTGGGCGTCCAAACGTAGGAAAATCCACGTTATTTAATCGATTAACCCGTACCCGTGATGCACTGGTAGCGGATTTTCCTGGGCTGACTCGTGATCGCAAATATGGTCGTGCTGAAGTTGAAGGGCATGAATTTATTATTATCGACACTGGTGGTATCGATGGTACTGAAGAAGGCGTCGAAACACACATGGCTGCACAGTCACTGCAAGCGATTGAAGAAGCCGATGTGGTTCTCTTTATGGTCGATGCACGCGCAGGACTTATGCCAGCAGATGAAGGTATTGCTAAGCACTTACGTAGTCGAAAGAAAAAAACCTATCTGGTGGCGAATAAGACCGATGGTATCGATGCTGATAGTGCCATTGGTGATTTTTATTCGCTCGGCCTAGGTGAAATACATTCTATTGCGGCGTCACATGGGCGTGGTGTAACCCAACTCATTGAAAAATCATTAAAGCCTTTTATTGAGATAGAAGAAGAAATTGAGCTAACCGAGGAAGAAGAAAATGCCGCTTACTGGGCTGCACAAGAAGCGGAAGCTGAATTTGACGAAGATGAAGATGATTTTGACCCAACCACATTACCGATTAAATTAGCCATTGTTGGTCGACCAAATGTTGGCAAATCAACACTCACTAATCGTATTTTAGGTGAAGAGCGGGTTGTCGTATTCGATATGCCAGGCACAACGCGTGATAGTATCTATATCCCAATGGAACGTGATGGGCGCGAATATGTCCTGATTGATACGGCGGGCGTACGTAAGCGTGGTAAAGTCACTGAAACGGTTGAAAAATTCTCAGTTATCAAAACATTACAAGCCATTGAAGATGCTAACGTCGTCTTACTCGTCATTGATGCTCGTGAAGGTATTTCTGACCAAGATCTATCATTATTAGGCTTTATTCTTAATGCAGGCCGTTCATTGGTGATTGCGGTCAATAAATGGGATGGCATGAAGCCTGAAGACCGCGAACATGTGAAAGACATGTTAGAGCTGCGTCTCGGCTTTGTCGATTTTGCGCGCATCCACTTTATCTCCGCGTTACATGGTAGTGGTGTGGGTAATTTATTTGAATCTGTGCAAGAAGCTTATGAATCAGCAACACGTCGTGTAGGTACTGCACTGCTGACGCGGATAATGAAAATGGCAGAAGATGAGCATCAACCGCCTCTTATTCGTGGTCGTCGTGTGAAAATGAAATACGCGCATGCGGGGGGGCATAATCCTCCTATTGTGGTCATTCATGGTAACCAAGTCTCTGATTTACCTGATAGCTATAAACGTTACCTAATGAATTATTTTCGTCGTTCATTACAGGTCATGGGGACACCGATTCGTATTCAATTCAAAGAAGGGGAAAACCCTTATGCGAATAAAAAGAACCAGTTAACAGCAACACAATTGCGTAAGCGTAAACGTTTAATGCAACATCTGAAAAAACGTTAATCCTAGAAGTCGCACATATTTGTGATACTTCGAGAAAGCCGTGACAATTTACTCTGTTACGGCTTTTTAATAACTATTTGTTATTCGTTGTGGTGAGCTAACGTGTATCTATTCCAGCTCCCAATTATGCAGATTACAGAGGGTAACCATGCAAACTAAATCTTCTACACGTCTAAATAAGTACATCAGTGAGAGTGGTATTTGTTCAAGGCGTGATGCGGATCGTTACATCGAACAAGGAAATGTGTTTATCAATGGCAAGAGAGCGACCATTGGTGATCAAGTTTTTAGTGGTGATGTTGTCAAAGTGAACGGACAACTGATTGAGCCTAGAAATGAAGAAGATTTAGTGTTAATTGCGCTGAATAAACCAGTGGGCATCGTGAGTACTACTGAAAGCGGTGAAAGAGACAATATTGTTGATTATGTGAATCACAGTAAACGTATTTTCCCGAT of the Providencia stuartii genome contains:
- the bamB gene encoding outer membrane protein assembly factor BamB, whose product is MQLRKTLLIGLVASALLAGCSSETDSIVMAPLPQVENQFTPSIVWDKSVGNGVEQFYSDLSPVWDGSAIYAADRKGLVKAFELDSGKEIWSVDLSKRTGFLSANLSALLSGGLTVSGDHIYIGTERGTVIALNKEDGSVVWDVEVAGEALSRPVASNGLVMVHTSNGMLQALDENNGEIKWTVNMDTPSLSLRGESAPSVAYGAAIVGGDNGRVSAVLLSQGQLIWQQRISQVTSSTEIGRLDDVDMTPIIDDGTIYAIAYNGTLAALDMRSGQIKWKRDLGSVNNMVLSGENLYLVDQNDRVLSVRKSDGVTLWTQEGLLNRGLSAPEMYNGYIVVGDKEGYLHWLDMSTGGFVAQNKINSSGIHSRPVVAGDKLMVQARNGTVYLLTR
- a CDS encoding YfgM family protein, with protein sequence MEVYTTENEQVDAIKRFFANNGVALIIGLVVGIGAVLGWNYWQSHKSNVLQESAQKFENVSTQLHSGSAQGIEAAQKFAAETNDVYSAMIGLELAQVAVDKGDLALAEKSLSDALTKAKTDDMLDLINFRLARVQLAQGKADAAIASVGNIKAKSWQAAAQDIRGDALLHKGDNAGAKAAYTQGLESDGSQAIRSLLTLKLNNVSVL
- the hisS gene encoding histidine--tRNA ligase, whose product is MAKNIQAVRGMNDYLPADTRVWQKIEAVLKNILQGYSFSEIRTPIVEHTPLFSRAIGEVTDVVEKEMYTFIDRHDTDKTEVSLTLRPENTAGCVRAGIEHGLLYNQEQRLWYLGPMFRHERPQKGRYRQFHQLGAEVFGLAGPDIDAELIMMTARWWRALGISEYVTLELNSIGSLEARANYREALVAFLEQHKEKLDEDCQRRMYTNPLRVLDSKNQEVQALLNDAPELFDYLDDESREHFDGLCKLLDAAGIQYRVNQRLVRGLDYYNRTVFEWVTTALGSQGTVCAGGRYDGLVGQLGGKPTPAVGFAMGMERMVLLVKDLNPNFTADDSVTDVYLASFGDNSQQAALLLAEQVRDALPNIRVMTNHGGGNFKKQLARADKQGARIALILGEDEIANQQVSVKHLLTGEQETVSQQQLAQRLAELLG
- the der gene encoding ribosome biogenesis GTPase Der, with translation MIPVVALVGRPNVGKSTLFNRLTRTRDALVADFPGLTRDRKYGRAEVEGHEFIIIDTGGIDGTEEGVETHMAAQSLQAIEEADVVLFMVDARAGLMPADEGIAKHLRSRKKKTYLVANKTDGIDADSAIGDFYSLGLGEIHSIAASHGRGVTQLIEKSLKPFIEIEEEIELTEEEENAAYWAAQEAEAEFDEDEDDFDPTTLPIKLAIVGRPNVGKSTLTNRILGEERVVVFDMPGTTRDSIYIPMERDGREYVLIDTAGVRKRGKVTETVEKFSVIKTLQAIEDANVVLLVIDAREGISDQDLSLLGFILNAGRSLVIAVNKWDGMKPEDREHVKDMLELRLGFVDFARIHFISALHGSGVGNLFESVQEAYESATRRVGTALLTRIMKMAEDEHQPPLIRGRRVKMKYAHAGGHNPPIVVIHGNQVSDLPDSYKRYLMNYFRRSLQVMGTPIRIQFKEGENPYANKKNQLTATQLRKRKRLMQHLKKR